From a region of the Lentilactobacillus curieae genome:
- a CDS encoding thymidine kinase yields the protein MAQLFYRYGAMNSGKTIEIIKVAHNYEEQNKSVVIMTSAVDTREKHGMIESRIGLERAAYPITDDTDVFEQVQKIDPDASCVLIDEAQFLKKKHVFELAKIVDELNIPVIAFGLKNDFQNHLFEGSEALLIYADKIEEMKTICWFCGKKAIMNLRFHDGEPVYEGEQIQMGGNESYYPVCRKHYYNPPVKQRSEEDI from the coding sequence GTGGCACAACTTTTTTACCGTTATGGGGCAATGAACAGTGGTAAGACAATTGAAATTATCAAAGTCGCCCATAATTATGAAGAACAAAATAAAAGTGTAGTTATTATGACCAGTGCGGTTGATACCCGTGAAAAGCACGGAATGATCGAATCACGAATTGGACTCGAACGCGCTGCTTACCCAATCACTGATGACACAGATGTGTTTGAGCAGGTACAAAAGATTGACCCTGACGCAAGTTGTGTGTTGATCGATGAAGCCCAATTTCTAAAGAAGAAGCACGTGTTTGAATTAGCAAAAATCGTCGACGAGTTAAACATTCCGGTTATCGCCTTCGGACTAAAGAATGATTTTCAAAATCATCTGTTTGAAGGTTCTGAGGCCTTGTTGATATACGCTGACAAGATTGAAGAAATGAAGACGATTTGTTGGTTCTGTGGTAAAAAAGCTATCATGAACCTTAGATTTCATGATGGTGAGCCCGTTTATGAGGGCGAACAAATTCAAATGGGTGGAAATGAATCATACTACCCAGTGTGCCGAAAGCATTACTATAATCCACCGGTAAAGCAACGAAGTGAGGAAGATATTTAA
- a CDS encoding Mur ligase family protein, with amino-acid sequence MSLKSSLAKAAGKSSYWFLHTFLKGGSSLPGKITTKIDPDILETLGRDYDVIMITGTNGKTLTTALTVQVLKQKYENILTNPSGSNMEQGIVTTFLRAKKSRNQRPLAVLEVDEANIVKITKYIKPKAFVFTNIFRDQMDRYGEIYTTYQKILNGVALAPNATIIANGDAPIFHSKQLPNPMVYYGFDDQEESDIKASPNTDGVLCPNCQHILHYKFISYSNLGKYFCPNCGYSRPELNFALNKRIELTPKSSTFEIDGEQIKIGIGGVYNIYNALAAYSVGRFMGVSPAQTRKAFEQDEHIFGRQEEINVNGKEVTLILVKNPVGLNQVIDMISTDKDEFSFIGLLNANYADGIDTSWIWDGDFERLPKMNIKQFITGGERYKDITYRLQVAGVDPAKHLVEPDLDKVVEMINDTPTKKVYILATYTAMLSLRKTFAAKGYIKGGMD; translated from the coding sequence ATGTCATTAAAAAGTTCATTAGCAAAGGCTGCAGGAAAATCATCTTACTGGTTTCTGCACACATTCTTAAAGGGCGGTAGTTCACTTCCAGGAAAAATCACTACCAAAATCGATCCAGATATTCTGGAAACTCTGGGTCGTGACTACGACGTGATCATGATTACTGGTACCAATGGTAAAACATTGACCACTGCTCTCACAGTTCAAGTATTGAAGCAAAAATACGAAAACATCTTGACCAACCCTTCTGGTTCCAACATGGAACAAGGAATCGTCACGACTTTTTTACGAGCTAAAAAATCTCGTAACCAGCGTCCGCTCGCTGTGTTGGAAGTTGACGAAGCTAATATCGTTAAGATTACTAAGTACATCAAACCAAAGGCGTTTGTCTTTACAAATATTTTCCGTGATCAAATGGATCGCTATGGAGAAATTTACACCACTTACCAAAAGATCCTTAACGGAGTTGCTTTAGCACCCAACGCCACGATTATTGCTAATGGAGACGCACCGATTTTCCATAGTAAACAGTTACCAAATCCAATGGTCTATTATGGTTTTGATGACCAAGAAGAAAGTGACATCAAAGCATCCCCAAACACTGACGGTGTCCTTTGCCCAAACTGTCAGCATATCTTGCACTATAAATTCATTAGCTACTCTAACTTGGGCAAGTACTTCTGTCCTAATTGTGGATACTCACGCCCAGAACTTAATTTTGCACTAAATAAACGCATCGAGCTCACACCAAAGTCATCAACGTTTGAAATCGATGGTGAACAAATTAAAATTGGTATCGGTGGCGTCTACAATATCTACAACGCCCTGGCCGCTTATTCAGTTGGTCGGTTCATGGGAGTGTCTCCTGCTCAAACCAGAAAAGCGTTTGAACAAGACGAACACATCTTTGGTCGTCAAGAAGAAATCAACGTTAATGGTAAGGAAGTTACCTTGATTTTGGTTAAAAATCCGGTCGGTCTTAACCAAGTTATCGACATGATTTCAACCGATAAAGACGAATTTTCATTTATCGGCCTTCTAAACGCAAACTATGCTGACGGAATTGATACTAGCTGGATTTGGGATGGTGACTTCGAACGCCTACCTAAGATGAATATCAAACAGTTCATTACTGGTGGAGAACGTTACAAAGATATCACTTATCGCCTTCAAGTTGCTGGAGTCGACCCTGCTAAACATTTAGTAGAGCCTGACTTGGACAAGGTAGTGGAGATGATTAATGACACCCCAACAAAAAAGGTGTATATTCTAGCAACGTATACAGCAATGTTAAGCTTGCGAAAGACTTTCGCAGCTAAGGGTTACATTAAGGGAGGAATGGACTAA
- a CDS encoding type 1 glutamine amidotransferase, giving the protein MSYSLKVCHLYGDLMNTYGDIGNILVLKHLAEQMGVELESEVISLDQEFNKDKYDIVIFGGGQDFEQSIISKDIQNKKAALTDFIEDDGSMVAICGGYQLLGHYYIGANGEKLEGIGALDHYTKKQENNRFIGNVLIENKETGEKYRGFENHQGITFLGEGERPLGNVLEGYGNNGEDKTEGAIYKNVYCTYFHGPILARNNQIAKHVLMNALTRKYPNEDLTQQKELQVSETF; this is encoded by the coding sequence ATGAGTTACTCACTTAAGGTCTGTCATCTGTACGGAGATTTGATGAACACCTACGGAGATATCGGTAATATTTTGGTTCTAAAGCACCTTGCAGAGCAAATGGGTGTGGAATTGGAATCTGAAGTTATCAGCCTTGATCAAGAGTTTAATAAGGATAAGTACGATATCGTCATCTTTGGTGGTGGTCAAGATTTCGAGCAATCAATCATTTCAAAAGATATTCAAAACAAAAAAGCTGCCCTAACCGACTTCATCGAAGATGATGGCTCAATGGTCGCCATCTGCGGGGGCTATCAGTTACTTGGTCACTACTACATCGGTGCAAACGGCGAGAAGCTTGAAGGTATCGGTGCACTTGACCATTACACAAAGAAACAAGAAAATAACCGGTTTATCGGTAATGTCTTAATTGAGAACAAAGAAACCGGCGAGAAGTACCGCGGATTTGAAAACCACCAAGGAATTACGTTCTTAGGTGAAGGCGAACGACCACTAGGTAACGTACTTGAAGGATATGGTAATAACGGCGAGGATAAGACCGAAGGTGCAATTTATAAAAACGTATACTGCACATACTTCCACGGCCCAATTTTGGCTAGAAATAACCAAATTGCTAAGCATGTCCTAATGAACGCTTTAACTCGAAAATATCCAAACGAAGATTTAACTCAACAAAAGGAATTACAGGTTTCAGAAACCTTTTAA
- a CDS encoding serine hydrolase domain-containing protein, whose product MNFSKTIAKIEDGVHKGIVPGASYSIIDGTDQIDEHLGFQELTPERQLLQDNETYDLASLTKVVGTTNVILQLINEHKINVDDSISKYLPEWKSPEVTIRNLLTHTSDIVGYIPHRNELPKNQLIKAELGLSSGDKRSQVLRYQDTNFLFLGWIASKILGKPIHQLIKERVLEPLGLTETTFAPRDISRVVPTQIVPGKGLLRGTVHDPKTQVLQEDSGAAGLFSTQLDLAKFLRFILGENRELTRAVLSDECLGSLFVDQTPTQIGIRSFGWVLTKYDDQPIILHTGYTGTLLIVDRHNHRGLVYLSNRVHPQVNGEPFLKYRSELIHTFMAESNK is encoded by the coding sequence ATGAATTTTTCAAAAACAATCGCCAAAATTGAAGACGGGGTACATAAAGGCATCGTTCCGGGAGCAAGTTATAGCATCATTGATGGTACTGATCAAATTGATGAACATTTGGGTTTTCAAGAGTTGACCCCTGAAAGACAATTACTCCAAGATAACGAAACATATGATTTGGCTTCGTTGACAAAAGTTGTGGGAACTACGAACGTGATTTTACAATTAATCAATGAACATAAAATTAATGTGGATGACTCAATTTCAAAATACTTACCTGAATGGAAGTCTCCAGAAGTGACAATTAGAAACTTATTAACGCATACCTCAGATATTGTCGGGTACATACCGCATCGAAATGAATTGCCTAAAAACCAGTTGATTAAAGCAGAATTGGGACTTAGTTCAGGAGACAAGCGCTCTCAGGTACTAAGATATCAAGATACTAATTTCTTGTTCCTGGGTTGGATAGCATCAAAAATATTGGGAAAGCCAATTCATCAATTGATCAAAGAGCGCGTGCTCGAGCCGTTAGGTTTAACGGAGACAACGTTTGCTCCCCGCGATATTTCCCGTGTGGTGCCAACTCAGATTGTTCCAGGAAAAGGATTATTGAGAGGGACTGTTCATGATCCTAAAACACAGGTACTGCAAGAGGACAGTGGGGCGGCCGGCTTATTTTCGACTCAGCTCGATCTTGCCAAATTCTTGCGATTCATTTTGGGAGAAAATCGCGAACTAACAAGAGCGGTTCTAAGCGATGAATGCTTAGGCTCACTATTTGTTGACCAGACGCCAACCCAGATTGGGATCCGTTCTTTTGGCTGGGTTCTTACTAAGTATGATGATCAGCCGATTATTCTCCATACTGGGTACACCGGTACGCTATTGATTGTGGATCGCCATAATCATCGAGGATTAGTTTACCTTTCAAATCGGGTTCATCCACAGGTCAATGGGGAACCATTTTTAAAGTATCGCAGCGAATTGATTCATACGTTTATGGCAGAGTCAAATAAATAA